The following coding sequences lie in one Melopsittacus undulatus isolate bMelUnd1 chromosome 9, bMelUnd1.mat.Z, whole genome shotgun sequence genomic window:
- the WDR93 gene encoding WD repeat-containing protein 93 isoform X2 gives MCCASCISGAVCIWKGTTMAGYIRKHPLEIPPPSEKDWLKDEEEDFFLQDPERERDALPQPVRMATKLVMLVFDDAMEIIERRERLREAEKLKVKPTECFATAEFQVTGAATCLAVSGKYIFVGLSVGLAAFKVSDYTEVCAWDAVRTEICAIHALDLGNEVHILFAVDEMGLVYLFCFHKESFLLIKILNEVEDISKRNTCVEVVLSPQGDYAGVLLQDSTKAWLEIYRLPKDSWLKEMEESPGTALGLTDGERRSSHASAKSLELHKDDSAQMGSPVAANKVDLKLSLPVLLLTVKPPKPVTGSSFKTPLDALKKVDDDSVLGLGYNHLIKDSQWKQQEAIFRRMYREYLEVEDESESREEMPRHATFHFLLPSQILQVQPGMKVQPDVPAGISVHWHGSHNLCFYLLNHSLKDKVDSDPNPDVVWPCAAPIVCSAVSSCSRYLALACEDAAITIWDKQLGYPLSVTTIPEGRLIRSIHFLRSSAVASDETTCPGTDPGCPIVQLLVLCTDSALYLVKAPRAEKSSVMLLANRPEDPNLAVSVVVPVLAFPSAVLVFSWDGKVSLMNTDTSQIVYSFIIPPSHSVASPWQPVFTVDSVNWCLLLRGDKQQQTDALASCSTIFLFDFNSYPLKEAFPQEPDLLLKSSQTLTWFERCNIFLRDRQQSLLGLREQLPEFWSRLQTQAAAMDEERQKKKGHKKP, from the exons AtgtgctgtgcttcctgcatCTCTGGTGCGGTTTGCATCTGGAAGGGCACCACCATGGCTGGGTATATCCGGAAGCATCCCCTGGAGATTCCTCCGCCATCTGAGAAGGACTGGCTaaaggatgaggaggaagacttcttcCTGCAGGATCCCGAGCGAGAGCGCGATGCGCTGCCTCAGCCTGTCAGGATGGCCACCAAACTGGTGATGCTGGTTTTTGATGATGCGATGGAAATCattgaaagaagggaaaggctCCGAGAAGCAGAAAAACTAAAGGTCAAGCCCACAGAATGCTTTGCTACAGCTGAATTCCAG GTAACTGGAGCAGCCACTTGCCTTGCAGTGTCCGGGAAATACATCTTTGTTGGCTTGTCTGTGGGTCTGGCTGCCTTCAAGGTGTCTGACTATACAGAGGTCTGTGCTTGGGATGCAGTCAGGACAGAGATTTGTGCTATCCATGCTTTGGATTTGGGAAATGAGGTCCACATCTTGTTTGCTGTGGATGAAATGG GGCTTGTCtatctcttctgctttcacaAGGAAAGCTTCCTACTCATTAAAATCCTAAATGAAGTG GAGGATATCAGCAAGAGAAATACTTGTGTGGAGGTGGTGCTGTCCCCACAAGGTGATTATGCAGGAGTCCTGCTGCAAG ACAGCACAAAAGCTTGGCTGGAGATCTACCGATTGCCTAAGGATTCCTGgctgaaggagatggaggagagCCCAGGAACTGCATTAGGACTGACTGATGGGGAGAGGAGGTCAAGCCATGCATCTGCG AAAAGTCTGGAGCTGCATAAAGATGATTCTGCACAGATG GGGTCTCCTGTGGCTGCAAATAAAGTTGATCTAAAGTTGagtctcccagtgctgctgctgacagtgaAGCCTCCCAAACCCGTGACAG GCAGTAGTTTTAAAACCCCTTTGGATGCCTTGAAGAAAGTGGATGATGACAGTGTGCTTGGCTTGGGGTACAATCACCTAATCAAAGATTCCCAGtggaagcagcaggaagcaaTCTTCCGCAGGATGTATCGGGAGTATCTGGAGGTTGAGGATGAGAGCgagagcagagaggagatgCCCAG acatgCTACTTTTCACTTTCTCCTGCCTAGCCAGATCCTACAGGTTCAGCCTGGAATGAAAGTGCAGCCAG ATGTTCCAGCTGGCATCAGTGTGCACTGGCATGGAAGCCACAATCTCTGCTTCTACTTACTTAACCATTCACTTAAGGATAAAGTTG ACTCTGATCCAAATCCTGATGTTGTGTGGCCATGTGCAGCTCCAATTGTGTGCTCAGCTGTCAGTTCCTGCTCCAGGTACCTGGCACTGGCATGTGAAGATGCAGCAATAACTATCTGGGATAAGCAGCTAG GATACCCCCTGTCTGTGACTACTATTCCAGAGGGACGCCTCATCCGTAGTATCCACTTCCTACGGAGTTCTGCAGTTGCCAGTGATGAGACAACGTGTCCTGGTACAGATCCTGGCTGTCCCATCGTGCAGCTTCTAGTGCTATGTACAGACAGTGCTCTCTATTTGGTGAAAGCACCCAGGGCTGAGAAGTCCAGCGTCATGCTCCTGGCAAACAG GCCTGAAGATCCAAATCTTGCTGTCAGTGTGGTGGTGCCTGTGCTGGCATTCCCCAGTGCA GTGCTGGTCTTCTCCTGGGATGGCAAAGTGTCCCTGATGAACACTGACACATCACAGATTGTTTACTCCTTCATTATTCCACCTTCTCATTCTGTAGCATCCCCCTGGCAGCCAGTGTTCACAGTGGATAGTGTGAATTGGTGCTTGCTGCTTCGAG GAGataagcagcagcagacagatgCATTGGCCAGTTGCAGCACCATCTTCCTTTTTGACTTCAACTCCTACCCACTGAAGGAGGCTTTCCCACAGGAACCAGATTTGCTTCTCAAATCCTCACAGACCCTGACATGGTTTGAGAGATGTAACATTTTCTTGCGTGATAG GCAGCAGAGCCTGCTGGGACTCAGGGAGCAGTTGCCTGAATTCTGGAGCCGGCTGCAGACACAAGCAGCTGCCATGGATgaggagagacagaaaaagaagggaCATAAGAAGCCGTAG
- the WDR93 gene encoding WD repeat-containing protein 93 isoform X1, with protein sequence MCCASCISGAVCIWKGTTMAGYIRKHPLEIPPPSEKDWLKDEEEDFFLQDPERERDALPQPVRMATKLVMLVFDDAMEIIERRERLREAEKLKVKPTECFATAEFQVTGAATCLAVSGKYIFVGLSVGLAAFKVSDYTEVCAWDAVRTEICAIHALDLGNEVHILFAVDEMGLVYLFCFHKESFLLIKILNEVEDISKRNTCVEVVLSPQGDYAGVLLQDSTKAWLEIYRLPKDSWLKEMEESPGTALGLTDGERRSSHASAKSLELHKDDSAQMGSPVAANKVDLKLSLPVLLLTVKPPKPVTGSSFKTPLDALKKVDDDSVLGLGYNHLIKDSQWKQQEAIFRRMYREYLEVEDESESREEMPRHATFHFLLPSQILQVQPGMKVQPDVPAGISVHWHGSHNLCFYLLNHSLKDKVDSDPNPDVVWPCAAPIVCSAVSSCSRYLALACEDAAITIWDKQLGYPLSVTTIPEGRLIRSIHFLRSSAVASDETTCPGTDPGCPIVQLLVLCTDSALYLVKAPRAEKSSVMLLANRPEDPNLAVSVVVPVLAFPSAVLVFSWDGKVSLMNTDTSQIVYSFIIPPSHSVASPWQPVFTVDSVNWCLLLRGDKQQQTDALASCSTIFLFDFNSYPLKEAFPQEPDLLLKSSQTLTWFERCNIFLRDR encoded by the exons AtgtgctgtgcttcctgcatCTCTGGTGCGGTTTGCATCTGGAAGGGCACCACCATGGCTGGGTATATCCGGAAGCATCCCCTGGAGATTCCTCCGCCATCTGAGAAGGACTGGCTaaaggatgaggaggaagacttcttcCTGCAGGATCCCGAGCGAGAGCGCGATGCGCTGCCTCAGCCTGTCAGGATGGCCACCAAACTGGTGATGCTGGTTTTTGATGATGCGATGGAAATCattgaaagaagggaaaggctCCGAGAAGCAGAAAAACTAAAGGTCAAGCCCACAGAATGCTTTGCTACAGCTGAATTCCAG GTAACTGGAGCAGCCACTTGCCTTGCAGTGTCCGGGAAATACATCTTTGTTGGCTTGTCTGTGGGTCTGGCTGCCTTCAAGGTGTCTGACTATACAGAGGTCTGTGCTTGGGATGCAGTCAGGACAGAGATTTGTGCTATCCATGCTTTGGATTTGGGAAATGAGGTCCACATCTTGTTTGCTGTGGATGAAATGG GGCTTGTCtatctcttctgctttcacaAGGAAAGCTTCCTACTCATTAAAATCCTAAATGAAGTG GAGGATATCAGCAAGAGAAATACTTGTGTGGAGGTGGTGCTGTCCCCACAAGGTGATTATGCAGGAGTCCTGCTGCAAG ACAGCACAAAAGCTTGGCTGGAGATCTACCGATTGCCTAAGGATTCCTGgctgaaggagatggaggagagCCCAGGAACTGCATTAGGACTGACTGATGGGGAGAGGAGGTCAAGCCATGCATCTGCG AAAAGTCTGGAGCTGCATAAAGATGATTCTGCACAGATG GGGTCTCCTGTGGCTGCAAATAAAGTTGATCTAAAGTTGagtctcccagtgctgctgctgacagtgaAGCCTCCCAAACCCGTGACAG GCAGTAGTTTTAAAACCCCTTTGGATGCCTTGAAGAAAGTGGATGATGACAGTGTGCTTGGCTTGGGGTACAATCACCTAATCAAAGATTCCCAGtggaagcagcaggaagcaaTCTTCCGCAGGATGTATCGGGAGTATCTGGAGGTTGAGGATGAGAGCgagagcagagaggagatgCCCAG acatgCTACTTTTCACTTTCTCCTGCCTAGCCAGATCCTACAGGTTCAGCCTGGAATGAAAGTGCAGCCAG ATGTTCCAGCTGGCATCAGTGTGCACTGGCATGGAAGCCACAATCTCTGCTTCTACTTACTTAACCATTCACTTAAGGATAAAGTTG ACTCTGATCCAAATCCTGATGTTGTGTGGCCATGTGCAGCTCCAATTGTGTGCTCAGCTGTCAGTTCCTGCTCCAGGTACCTGGCACTGGCATGTGAAGATGCAGCAATAACTATCTGGGATAAGCAGCTAG GATACCCCCTGTCTGTGACTACTATTCCAGAGGGACGCCTCATCCGTAGTATCCACTTCCTACGGAGTTCTGCAGTTGCCAGTGATGAGACAACGTGTCCTGGTACAGATCCTGGCTGTCCCATCGTGCAGCTTCTAGTGCTATGTACAGACAGTGCTCTCTATTTGGTGAAAGCACCCAGGGCTGAGAAGTCCAGCGTCATGCTCCTGGCAAACAG GCCTGAAGATCCAAATCTTGCTGTCAGTGTGGTGGTGCCTGTGCTGGCATTCCCCAGTGCA GTGCTGGTCTTCTCCTGGGATGGCAAAGTGTCCCTGATGAACACTGACACATCACAGATTGTTTACTCCTTCATTATTCCACCTTCTCATTCTGTAGCATCCCCCTGGCAGCCAGTGTTCACAGTGGATAGTGTGAATTGGTGCTTGCTGCTTCGAG GAGataagcagcagcagacagatgCATTGGCCAGTTGCAGCACCATCTTCCTTTTTGACTTCAACTCCTACCCACTGAAGGAGGCTTTCCCACAGGAACCAGATTTGCTTCTCAAATCCTCACAGACCCTGACATGGTTTGAGAGATGTAACATTTTCTTGCGTGATAGGTAA